A segment of the Anaerolineae bacterium genome:
TTTGTGTTGGATTTCTGCAATGATCGTTGCCTGCTTTTCGGATGGCAATTCATCCTCAGCGCATTGCCGATGCTGGATCAACCAGTGAAACTGACCTGGGTTGAGCAACTCGCGCAGCGCGTGGCGAATGGGTTGCAGCCGTTTTTCCTTCAGGGCTTGCTCGATGCTAGGAACTCCTTTGCCTCTCAATTCGGCATGGAGTTGGCGGTAAAGTCCATCTGGAGTGTCTCTGACAGTTTGAAAATCCAGGAAGACATGGAATTGGTAGGCTCTTAATTGCAGATAAAGCCCTTCCTGATGTAACACACGGTTATTACAGAGAAATTCCAGTCCTGTAACGGCATCCCGTAAGATTGTATATGTTTCTTCATCATCGAAGATTTCTAATTGATCAACCAGGCGAGTCCGAATAAGCTTTTTATCGCCCTGGGCGTCCTTCTGGAGGTAAGCGCAGGAGGTCTTGATGAACCCCTCCGTTTCAGCATAGCGATTATGATAAACCACCAGAGCTTTTTCCGCCCCGACGCGATTGGAATAGGCGAAAACGTCTTCGTTGACGAAACCTTGCGGGGTCTCAAAATCGTAAAGGAAGAAATGATCTGCTTCGGCGAAGAGATAACGCTTGCGCAGTAAGGGGAAAATCACTTGCTCATGGCGGGCGATCAAGTCACGATCGGGTTGTTCATCCCAATAAGCACGCCGGTATTCCATCCCGTATTTCTCAGTGAAACCTTCGATCTGTCCATGCCCGAACATTGGCAAGCCTGGCAGGGTAGCCAGCAGGACACAGACGCCAAAATACTTATCTCCTTTTCCAAATTGGTCAACCGCCGTGCGTTCGTCGGGGTTGTTCATGAAGTTGACATAGCGTTTGAGGATTTGAGGGTCGAATTCCAGCGTATTCTTGATTACCAGGCGGTATTCCTGGTTCTTCTCATCGCGCAGCATGTTCATAAAAGCGCTGTTGTAGACGCGATGCATCCCCAACGTGCGCACAAAATAGCCTTCCATCAGCCAGAAGGCTTCGGCAAGCAAGAGGGTATCCGGGATTTCTGCTGCCACGCGATCCACCACCTCGCGCCAGAACTCATTGGGAAAGACGGCGTTGAATTGCTCTTTGGTCATAGCGTGCTCGGCGCGGGATGGTATGTCTCCACCGCTACCAGGTTCGGGGAACCATAAGCGTTGATAATGCCGTTTGGCAAGAGTCATGGCGGCGTCGAAGCGGATAATGGGAAAAAGGCGCGCAACGTGCAAGATAGTCTGGATAACCTTTTCACGCACTTCGGGTAGCAGATAGTTGAGCTGAGCGGTATCATTCCATGGCATCGAAGTCCCATCGTTGCCATGATAAATATATAGTTCTTTCCCGGTCCAGAAGTCCACCCGTTTGAAGACCACAGCGGCGTCCGTATTGTTGTAGTAATGATCTTCTAAAAAGATCCCAACCCTTTGATCCCACGAGAGGTTTGGTCCGTTGAAGGTGTAAGAGGGGAAAGGACTGTAATCGAGAGAGATAAACCACTCTGGATGATTGATTACCCATGGCGAGTCGATGCCCATGTGATTCGGCACCATATCGGATGCCAGGCGAATCCCCCGTTGCCATGCTCGATGGCGCAGGTTGAAGAAGGCTTCTTCGCCACCCAGATCAGCCGCAATGGTATAGTCAAATAAGGAATAGGCGGATGCAACTGCCTCGGGATTGCCGCGCAGTTGTTTAATCCGCTGGGATGCGGGGCTGCGTTCCCACAACCCGATCAGCCAAAGCGCAGTAAAACCCCAACGAGCAAGCTGGTCGAGTTCTTCATCGGGGATCTGATCCAGACGAGTGATCGGGCGCTGATATTTCCTGGAGAGTTGATCGAGCCAGACATATGTATTTTTCGCCATCATCACGACGCGCGGCATCCAATCCCGATCGGGGCTAAAGCGCTCCAGTTCCAATTCCAGATTCTCGAAGTGTAAAACTGGCGCGATACCTGCGCCGGTAAAAACGGCTTTCTCCTCTTCTTTGACGAAATCCAGGCTGGTGAGCAGGCGTTTGAGGATGTCCCCCAGGAGATACCCCCAATGCAGGCGGATATATTCCAGTTGTCCTGGCAAAGAGTGAGGAACTGCAATAGCTGGACTGCGCAGCATGGCGACCAGATTTTGGTTCTGCGGTCCAAATGGGGGTTGTTGCTCAAAAAACTCGCTCAAACCCTGAAGTATCTGAGGATAAGCCGTATTTTGACTCAGATTGCGATCATCGAATAGCTCTCGGAAGGGTTCAAAAGCAGGATTAACATTTGCGAGCCATAACAAGAGCATCTCTTCCAGGGTAACCGCCCGGTTGCTCCAGGTGCCACTCGGGTAGGTTGTACTGCCTGAGAGATAGTCCTGGATTGAAATTTCCTGGCGGTAAACCTGGCTGGGCGGAAACTCGGCGACAAATTGGGCTAAGCTGGATTCCAGCGTCTCTTTGCCGAGCGTTTTCTCCAGGTGTAAAAGAGCCTGTTCCATTACACTGGCGTGGCGCTGTTGACGATATTTTTCGATCACCAGATGAAGGATTTCATCGATCAACCCCATGGCATTAAGTTGCCCGGCTCGGATCGCCTGGTGGGGAAATTGAGCGAGGTCGCGTTTCGCGTTGATCTTCTGAGCAAATTCCCGCGCAGCGCGGAAGTTGCTGAAAATCACGTTACCATTGGTGGAGAAGAGGCGTTGGTCGAACTTGTATTTCTGACGCGCGCGTCTTGAAACGTGAAACTCCATGCTTCACCTGCGATTTAATGAGATGAATTGCTCAGATTGAGGTCGCAGTATAACAAAGCTGGCTGACATTCTTTACATTCCAATTGCAGCGTTGCATGAGAAATAGCGTAGTTTTGACGTAAGAGTTCACTAATTCGCTCCTGGATCAGCGCGCCCTCGCTCAGGCAAATGTCCTCGGTGACGATATGGGCAGACAGCGAGCGCATTTCGCTGGTAATGCTCCAGACATGGATATCATGCACATCGATCACGCCTGGCACCTGACGGAGGTCTTCAACGAGTTGGGTGACATTCACATCGCGCGGTGCACTCTCCAGAAGGATTTGGATGGTCTCCAGGATGATTTTCAAAGCATTCCAGAGGATCAAGCCTACGATTAGCAGGCTAACCAGTGGATCGAGCCAGTTAAACCCGGTAAAGGCGATCGCTAAGCCGGCGATAAAAGCGCCCAAAGTCGAGAAGACATCCCCCATCAAGTGCAGATAAGCGCTGCGCAAGTTGAGATCGGTGTGACTGTCGTGACGGATGAGCAGGGCGGTCAGGAGGTTGACCCCAAAGGCAATCCCGCTGGCAATGCTCATAAGCGTAGACTGCACCTCCAGGGGTTCGCGAAAACGACGGTAGGCTTCAAATCCTACAAATCCCGAGACGACAATAAGCGAACTGGCGTTCAGCAGCGCGATTAGAATTCCGGCGCGATGGAAACCATAGGTGTGATTAGAATCGGCCGGCTTCAATGCCAGCCGGATGGCCACCCAGCTCAGGGCTAGGGTTAGCACATCCGTGAGGTTGTGAGCTGCATCGGTGAGGAGTGCCAGGCTGTTGGCTAATGTGCCGCTGATCACTTCAAAGATCACAAATGCCAGGGTGATCCAGAGGGAAAGCGCCAGGCGGTTAGACCGCTGTTTATGCACGTTGGAGAGGGTTGCATGGCTTTGGTTGTTTGTCATGGCGGGATTTTATCATGAGGTCACAAAGACCGAGAAGAGATGTTGGTTCGGATTGCCTTTAAGATCTCTTGAGGGCTATCGGCGAGTGAGTCGGGGTGAGCTTCCAGTAACTTTTCGCGAGCCTGGTGTCCCCAGCTTACCGCTATACTGATCGCACCTGCTTCTCTGGCAGCCAGAATGTCACTGACGGCATCTCCAATCATATAGGTTGGGAGGGAAAGGGAAACAGCCTGGCGAATAGCCTGAATCTTTTCACGTTTATTGCCGGGTTGATCGATACCCTCGATTCGCCAGAAATATTGAGCTATTTGATACTTCTCCAGGAACCTGCGTATCACTTGCTGGAGGTTTCCACTGACAATGGCGAGCACCGAATCGTTTGCCAGGTCGAGGATGACCTCTTCCATCCCTTCGAATAGGGAATAAGTAATCGGCTGGGTTTCAAAGTACGCAAGGACTTTTTGAACATATTGAGGAATGAGTTCCTCCGGGATACCCAATTGGCGGCCAAGGTGATCGAAACCCATGCGCGGTAAGGCATGAATATCGGCAGGGGTTGTGCGTCGTGGATATCCTAACTCGGCGCACACTTGATCAGAAAAACGCAACATTTCAGCCATCGTATCGGTGAGCACACCATCGAAGTCGAAAATCACGATCTGCTGTTTTTGAATGGATGGAGCACTTTGAAACATAGACGAACTAGAATTCCTTTCTGCCTAGGGTAAAGAATAATCCAAAGCCTAAAAGCCGGACGAGACCGCTGATCATCAGCGCGATGGGGATACTGAAAATATCACTTAACCAGGCGCTGACCATCGGAGCAATGAAAGAGGATAAATGGGTTAATGTTTGGGCAAATGCCACAAACACTGCGCTCAATTCATCGGGGATGGTCTTCATCAATTCGTCAAAAAAGACCAGGTCGATGCCAGCCTGGAAGAAACCAGCCAGACCGGTGATCAGCGCGATAACTTGAACCTGCCGGGTTTGAGCGATTGCAATTGGGTAAATTGCAATGCCAAAGGTGGCAACCAACAGGGAAAAACGTGAACCTCTGGAGCGCGAGATCATCGTCCAGGCAAAATAGCCCAGCAATAAAACGCCTGTTTGGGCAGTGTTGAAAATACCTATCCAGGCGTCGCTGGCTCCGACTTCGCGCACATAGTAAAGTGGAAAGAGAGGTACTGCAAGCGTTGTACCAATCAGAAAGATGAAACGGATCGCTACAAAGCGAACAAAAGGCTTTTCTTGCCAGATTTGCCTAAGAATGTCCGCCAGGCGCCAGAAGCCTTTGTTTGTTCGAAATCCATCTGGGACTGGTTGTGGGGGTAGCTCTATTTTCGAAGAGAAGGCAAAACTAATCAGGCTGCCCAGGGAAAGAAGAGAAAAGACCACCTGATAATTGAGAGGAAAAGGAAGATGTTCGAGAATCTGACCGGCAACTGCAGTTGTCATAGCCATTGTCACCCCCAGGATCGACCAGCGGCGGCTCATCAGGTCATAGCGGTGCTGAGGACCAGCGACTCCATTCATAACTACGTTGAATGAGACTGCCACAACCGTTTGGGGTAAAGTTACAAACGCCCAGAGCAATAAAATGGCTTTGATCAGCCAGCTTGCCGGAACAACCTCGATCAGGAGTGCGGTCATGG
Coding sequences within it:
- a CDS encoding Alpha-amylase family protein, translated to MEFHVSRRARQKYKFDQRLFSTNGNVIFSNFRAAREFAQKINAKRDLAQFPHQAIRAGQLNAMGLIDEILHLVIEKYRQQRHASVMEQALLHLEKTLGKETLESSLAQFVAEFPPSQVYRQEISIQDYLSGSTTYPSGTWSNRAVTLEEMLLLWLANVNPAFEPFRELFDDRNLSQNTAYPQILQGLSEFFEQQPPFGPQNQNLVAMLRSPAIAVPHSLPGQLEYIRLHWGYLLGDILKRLLTSLDFVKEEEKAVFTGAGIAPVLHFENLELELERFSPDRDWMPRVVMMAKNTYVWLDQLSRKYQRPITRLDQIPDEELDQLARWGFTALWLIGLWERSPASQRIKQLRGNPEAVASAYSLFDYTIAADLGGEEAFFNLRHRAWQRGIRLASDMVPNHMGIDSPWVINHPEWFISLDYSPFPSYTFNGPNLSWDQRVGIFLEDHYYNNTDAAVVFKRVDFWTGKELYIYHGNDGTSMPWNDTAQLNYLLPEVREKVIQTILHVARLFPIIRFDAAMTLAKRHYQRLWFPEPGSGGDIPSRAEHAMTKEQFNAVFPNEFWREVVDRVAAEIPDTLLLAEAFWLMEGYFVRTLGMHRVYNSAFMNMLRDEKNQEYRLVIKNTLEFDPQILKRYVNFMNNPDERTAVDQFGKGDKYFGVCVLLATLPGLPMFGHGQIEGFTEKYGMEYRRAYWDEQPDRDLIARHEQVIFPLLRKRYLFAEADHFFLYDFETPQGFVNEDVFAYSNRVGAEKALVVYHNRYAETEGFIKTSCAYLQKDAQGDKKLIRTRLVDQLEIFDDEETYTILRDAVTGLEFLCNNRVLHQEGLYLQLRAYQFHVFLDFQTVRDTPDGLYRQLHAELRGKGVPSIEQALKEKRLQPIRHALRELLNPGQFHWLIQHRQCAEDELPSEKQATIIAEIQHKGAMIGQNVENYLAKPLAIDRLQVDLACACQTLLSPVRLPRQSPTVEKLCQGDSYVWSTLLGWLFLAPLGHLQESESQKAFQLSWQWFREWKLENLLDEALRGMMLTETEIQRALLAIQVLLKYPLQMDEKGDLSTEKNLALWFSDGSFRQFIGINHYQGTDWFVKEAFEEWLDLFGIAALITWRCIKSEDSQPLLAVLEPFINDLKHKAQLSRYQLREFLQLCELV
- a CDS encoding Cobalt-zinc-cadmium resistance protein CzcD → MTNNQSHATLSNVHKQRSNRLALSLWITLAFVIFEVISGTLANSLALLTDAAHNLTDVLTLALSWVAIRLALKPADSNHTYGFHRAGILIALLNASSLIVVSGFVGFEAYRRFREPLEVQSTLMSIASGIAFGVNLLTALLIRHDSHTDLNLRSAYLHLMGDVFSTLGAFIAGLAIAFTGFNWLDPLVSLLIVGLILWNALKIILETIQILLESAPRDVNVTQLVEDLRQVPGVIDVHDIHVWSITSEMRSLSAHIVTEDICLSEGALIQERISELLRQNYAISHATLQLECKECQPALLYCDLNLSNSSH
- a CDS encoding putative haloacid dehalogenase-like hydrolase, translating into MFQSAPSIQKQQIVIFDFDGVLTDTMAEMLRFSDQVCAELGYPRRTTPADIHALPRMGFDHLGRQLGIPEELIPQYVQKVLAYFETQPITYSLFEGMEEVILDLANDSVLAIVSGNLQQVIRRFLEKYQIAQYFWRIEGIDQPGNKREKIQAIRQAVSLSLPTYMIGDAVSDILAAREAGAISIAVSWGHQAREKLLEAHPDSLADSPQEILKAIRTNISSRSL
- a CDS encoding Permeases of the major facilitator superfamily — its product is MLATLRRIAAPPDLSLTQRRNFLRVQIDAIGVGLASAAAPFLPVFLTRLGATSQEVGYLTSMPALTGLLLGIFIGQILQRQGNIVRWFSAARLLVLLSYAMTALLIEVVPASWLIKAILLLWAFVTLPQTVVAVSFNVVMNGVAGPQHRYDLMSRRWSILGVTMAMTTAVAGQILEHLPFPLNYQVVFSLLSLGSLISFAFSSKIELPPQPVPDGFRTNKGFWRLADILRQIWQEKPFVRFVAIRFIFLIGTTLAVPLFPLYYVREVGASDAWIGIFNTAQTGVLLLGYFAWTMISRSRGSRFSLLVATFGIAIYPIAIAQTRQVQVIALITGLAGFFQAGIDLVFFDELMKTIPDELSAVFVAFAQTLTHLSSFIAPMVSAWLSDIFSIPIALMISGLVRLLGFGLFFTLGRKEF